The genomic region AACCAAACATtgtcctcaatgttaaaaatgaTACTCTCAAATATATGTCTTGAATAAAAAGAGAGCAAAATATTAATATGCAACATGAGAACCAAGTAGAAACAAGTAAGGTAAGGAGAAGGAGGAGACGTACCTTGATCAAGCtaattgttataaattttaatttctgtcAAAGATCAGCTAGAacaaaagagaataaaactaaacaagaaaataaacacaaatattaatctaaaaaaaagaaaataaacgagaaaaagattttttttgcaaaaagatTTAACACAACTAGAGATCATCCCTGATAAACAGGACCATCCAAACCTCAACAACACCATGGAGATAAATAATGCATATTATGAATGGACTAGTCCAATGAGATTGTAACTTACTTGGATCAAAAACATGTTGGGAAGCTTTTGTAGTGTCTTCCAAGTGAATTTTTTTCATAACCACAGAGGAACTAATACCCTTAATATCAGCAATTTTCCAACCTATAGCTTCCTTGTGTTCTTGAAGTATACTTATCAATTGGTGTTCCCAAAAGTCATCTAACTTTTGTGGTTCTACAATAGATGGAAGTGGGGATGAAGAAAGTGGAAAAGGGACCACTTTTGGCTACCAGCTATCAGTACTTAAGAGAGGAACAGAATCCAACAACGCATTGACTTcctcaattgatttttcaatatCCAAGTTGCAATCAAAAAGGGTTAAGCAATCCTTTAGGGGATCCTCACAACTTGATTGTATGAGAGTATCATGGACTAGATTCCCAATCATGTTAACCTCACATATATTCTCATTATCTGGTACTTGCTTACTTATGTCAAAGATATTAAGCTCAACAGTCATATTTCCAAAAGAAATCTTCATCACACCACTTCGACAATTGATCAAAGCATTGGATGTGGCTAAGCAAGGGCGACCCAAAATGACATGGATTTGTGTATTGGCATTTAGAGCAGACTCAGTGTCTAACACAACAAAATCACCAGGAAAATAGAATGCATCCACCTTAATCAGCACATCCTCAACAATACCTCTAGGGATTTTCACAGACCTATCAGCTAATTGAAGTGTCATGGTTGTTGGTTTTAACTCCCCCAAACCTAGCTGTAAGTATATAGAATATGACAATAAGTTCACACTTGCCCCCAAATCTAGCAAAGCTCGCTCAATGAGACGATCCCCAATCTTGCATGAAATTCTAGGAGATCCTAGGTCCTTACATTTCACTAGATATTTATTCTGCATAATTGAACTGACTTGCTCTATCAAAA from Castanea sativa cultivar Marrone di Chiusa Pesio chromosome 11, ASM4071231v1 harbors:
- the LOC142615902 gene encoding uncharacterized protein LOC142615902, with the translated sequence MSEVEDDENIVLKEKGTHSSHDDHGEKDNPPVTPIQDLSSPLDKRFVPKAPFPQRLISPQKSAQFGDILEVFNHVQINIPFLDAIQQVPAYAKFLKDLVTMKRKTNVPKKAFLIEQVSSIMQNKYLVKCKDLGSPRISCKIGDRLIERALLDLGASVNLLSYSIYLQLGLGELKPTTMTLQLADRSVKIPRGIVEDVLIKVDAFYFPGDFVVLDTESALNANTQIHVILGRPCLATSNALINCRSGVMKISFGNMTVELNIFDISKQVPDNENICEVNMIGNLVHDTLIQSSCEDPLKDCLTLFDCNLDIEKSIEEVNALLDSVPLLSTDSW